Proteins encoded together in one Dehalococcoidia bacterium window:
- a CDS encoding metallophosphoesterase family protein: protein MRIAVVSDVHANLAAVEAVLRHAEGERALDAVWSLGDLVGYGPQPSDCLALLRGQRFHSVAGNHDLAASAVIDTEDFNPAAAAANAWNASQLDEDERSFLRGLPRTLELEAMQLAHGSLRDPVWEYLITIPGALAQFERMTARFSFVGHTHVPLVFIEGGEGGEGGESAFELDYEQPEAGSVRLLGEQRLILNPGSVGQPRDGDPRAAYAIYDTAAQTVVFHRVEYEIARTQAAMVAAELPRSLIERLSHGR from the coding sequence ATGCGTATCGCCGTCGTCAGCGACGTTCACGCCAATCTCGCCGCCGTTGAGGCGGTGCTCCGGCATGCGGAGGGCGAGCGGGCGCTCGACGCCGTCTGGTCGCTGGGCGACCTGGTCGGCTACGGGCCGCAGCCCTCGGACTGCCTGGCGCTGCTGCGCGGGCAACGGTTTCATTCGGTTGCGGGCAACCACGACCTGGCCGCCAGCGCCGTGATCGACACCGAGGATTTCAATCCAGCGGCGGCCGCTGCCAACGCCTGGAACGCGAGCCAGCTCGACGAGGATGAGCGAAGCTTTCTGCGCGGCCTGCCGCGCACGCTCGAACTCGAGGCGATGCAACTGGCGCACGGCAGCCTGCGCGACCCCGTCTGGGAGTACTTGATCACGATCCCCGGCGCGCTGGCGCAGTTCGAGCGGATGACGGCGCGCTTCAGCTTCGTCGGCCACACGCACGTGCCGCTCGTCTTCATCGAAGGCGGCGAAGGCGGCGAAGGCGGCGAGTCGGCCTTCGAGCTGGACTACGAGCAGCCGGAGGCGGGCAGCGTTCGCCTGCTCGGCGAGCAGCGGTTGATTCTCAATCCCGGCAGCGTGGGCCAGCCGCGCGATGGCGATCCGCGCGCCGCCTACGCAATCTACGACACGGCGGCACAGACCGTTGTCTTCCACCGTGTGGAGTACGAGATCGCCCGTACGCAGGCGGCGATGGTGGCGGCCGAGCTGCCGCGCAGCCTGATCGAACGGCTCAGCCACGGGCGCTGA
- a CDS encoding NAD/NADP octopine/nopaline dehydrogenase family protein, translated as MNSGGPIETVTVVGAGSGGFGLIANLGAAGYRLRLHDRDDARLAPFRERGGIEIEGGARDFAPIEIVSTDAAACIAGTDLIVVCTGGKGQPGFVRAAAPLLEDGQILLLIQGNTGGSLVARRELAAGGCRANVDVAEFDTYPYGTGRPQPARAQLRFSKRWNQIAAFPGRRSEAVFARLGSLFTQAVMAETVAWTSFTNMNAAFHVANCVGNAGRIEAGQPFKFYAEGVTPAVANLYHALDAERLAVAAALGAEIPDIPEWIDRAFGFREPTLVETFQRLTYDPKGPYQFTPSPPALTHNYVAEDVPTGLMPMSALGAAAGVPTPVIDGIIRLACVMAGHDFAAEARTIERLGLAGQDAAQMRKTLIDGFA; from the coding sequence ATGAACAGCGGAGGCCCGATCGAGACAGTCACCGTCGTCGGCGCCGGGTCGGGCGGCTTCGGCCTGATCGCGAACCTTGGCGCTGCGGGCTACCGCCTGCGCCTGCACGACCGCGACGATGCGCGGCTGGCGCCGTTCCGCGAGCGCGGCGGCATCGAGATCGAGGGCGGAGCGCGCGACTTCGCCCCGATCGAGATCGTCAGCACCGATGCCGCGGCCTGCATCGCCGGCACGGACTTGATCGTCGTCTGCACCGGCGGCAAGGGCCAGCCGGGCTTCGTGCGCGCCGCGGCGCCCCTGCTTGAGGACGGGCAGATCCTGCTGCTGATCCAGGGCAACACCGGCGGCTCGCTGGTGGCGCGGCGCGAGCTTGCGGCCGGCGGCTGCCGCGCCAACGTCGACGTGGCCGAGTTCGACACCTACCCATACGGCACCGGCCGTCCGCAGCCCGCCCGCGCCCAACTGCGCTTCAGCAAGCGCTGGAATCAGATAGCAGCCTTCCCCGGCCGCCGCAGCGAGGCGGTCTTCGCACGGCTGGGATCGCTCTTCACGCAGGCGGTGATGGCCGAGACGGTGGCTTGGACCAGCTTCACCAACATGAACGCGGCCTTTCACGTGGCGAACTGCGTTGGGAACGCCGGCCGTATCGAGGCTGGACAGCCGTTCAAGTTCTACGCCGAGGGTGTGACGCCGGCCGTGGCGAACCTCTACCACGCGCTCGACGCCGAGCGGCTGGCCGTTGCCGCGGCCCTGGGCGCCGAGATTCCAGACATTCCGGAATGGATCGACCGCGCCTTCGGCTTCCGCGAGCCGACGCTGGTCGAGACCTTCCAGCGGCTGACCTACGACCCGAAAGGCCCGTATCAGTTCACGCCCTCGCCGCCGGCGCTGACGCACAACTACGTTGCGGAGGACGTGCCGACCGGCCTGATGCCGATGTCCGCACTCGGTGCCGCCGCGGGCGTGCCTACGCCCGTGATCGACGGCATCATCCGCCTTGCCTGCGTGATGGCCGGGCACGACTTCGCCGCCGAGGCCCGTACGATCGAGCGGCTCGGCCTCGCCGGCCAGGATGCCGCGCAGATGCGCAAGACGCTGATCGACGGCTTCGCCTGA
- a CDS encoding DUF1932 domain-containing protein, with protein MAAAVIGILSPGDMGAAIGAVLREHGATVLTCLAGRSELTRLRAREAGFRACSDVDALVREAELILSVLVPAEAESLAIQIAESMRRTGSRPPFADCNAISPGTMRRIAARVEAAGAAVIDAGIIGPPPGAGRGTRIYCSGPLVSSLTELNDLGLDVRVVGEAIGQASGLKMVYAASTKGTTALWTELLVAAKALGLDEALAAEFAQSRAGIAGRVSAGIPSMPRRARRWVGEMEEIARTFAEVGLTPRMLDGAADIYRLVGETALADQTSREPDPTLETVLASLAAQLGGHPSEQQQHSAT; from the coding sequence ATGGCCGCGGCGGTGATCGGCATTCTCAGCCCCGGCGACATGGGTGCGGCGATCGGCGCCGTCCTGCGCGAGCATGGCGCCACGGTGCTCACCTGCCTCGCCGGCCGCAGTGAGCTGACGCGGCTGCGGGCGCGCGAGGCCGGCTTCCGTGCGTGCTCCGACGTCGACGCGCTCGTGCGCGAAGCGGAGCTGATCCTATCGGTGCTCGTGCCTGCCGAGGCCGAGTCGCTGGCAATCCAGATCGCGGAGAGCATGCGACGCACCGGATCGCGGCCGCCGTTTGCGGACTGCAACGCGATCTCGCCGGGCACGATGCGCCGCATCGCCGCCCGCGTGGAAGCAGCCGGCGCCGCGGTGATCGACGCCGGCATCATCGGCCCGCCGCCGGGCGCCGGGCGCGGCACACGCATTTACTGCTCCGGACCGCTCGTCTCGTCGCTCACCGAGCTCAACGATCTCGGCCTCGACGTGCGTGTGGTGGGCGAGGCGATCGGCCAGGCGTCGGGGCTGAAGATGGTCTACGCCGCCTCGACCAAGGGCACGACCGCGCTGTGGACCGAGCTGCTGGTCGCCGCGAAGGCGCTGGGCCTGGACGAGGCCCTCGCGGCCGAGTTCGCCCAGAGCCGCGCTGGGATCGCCGGCCGCGTCAGCGCCGGCATCCCCTCGATGCCGCGCCGCGCCCGCCGCTGGGTCGGCGAGATGGAGGAGATCGCGCGCACCTTCGCCGAGGTCGGCCTCACGCCGCGCATGCTCGACGGCGCGGCGGACATCTACCGGCTGGTAGGGGAGACGGCGCTCGCGGACCAAACCTCGCGCGAGCCTGACCCGACGCTGGAAACCGTGCTCGCGAGCCTGGCCGCGCAGCTCGGTGGCCACCCCTCGGAGCAACAGCAGCACAGCGCGACATAA
- a CDS encoding phytanoyl-CoA dioxygenase family protein: MSVITAEHRRAYAADGFTVVRGLFEPAEIARYRDHFMALRGEGAFPGDLVGVDPRSNDPLKQYPRMIHMHRWDELSLRWLLDARLNTCLTALLGIEPFAVQTMLYFKPPGARGQAPHQDQYYLRVSPGTCIAAWLPLDDCDEANGCLQVVPGSHAWPLLCTEQADTSLSFTDVTVPIPPWTEVRAVTMRAGDVLFFHGQLVHGSQPNRTSDRFRRSLIGHYIQGDARQVATFYHPALRMDGTPLELAPSPDGGACGVWVEREGRPVIELSGTRAAGGRVSE, translated from the coding sequence ATGAGCGTGATTACCGCCGAGCACCGCCGCGCATATGCGGCGGACGGGTTCACGGTCGTGCGCGGCCTGTTCGAACCGGCCGAGATCGCGCGGTATCGCGATCACTTCATGGCGCTGCGGGGAGAGGGCGCGTTTCCCGGCGACCTGGTCGGCGTCGATCCGCGCAGCAACGATCCGCTCAAGCAGTACCCGCGCATGATCCACATGCACCGCTGGGACGAGCTGAGCCTGCGCTGGCTGCTGGACGCGCGGCTGAACACCTGCCTGACCGCGCTGCTCGGCATCGAGCCGTTCGCCGTGCAAACGATGCTCTACTTCAAGCCGCCGGGGGCGCGCGGGCAGGCGCCGCACCAGGACCAATACTACCTGCGCGTCTCGCCGGGCACCTGCATCGCCGCCTGGCTGCCGCTCGACGACTGCGACGAGGCGAACGGCTGCCTGCAGGTCGTGCCCGGCAGCCACGCCTGGCCCCTGCTCTGCACGGAGCAGGCGGACACCTCGCTCAGCTTCACCGATGTAACGGTGCCGATTCCGCCGTGGACGGAAGTCCGCGCCGTGACGATGCGGGCCGGCGACGTGCTCTTCTTCCACGGCCAGCTCGTGCACGGAAGTCAGCCAAATCGGACAAGCGACCGCTTTCGCCGCTCGCTGATCGGCCACTACATCCAGGGCGATGCCAGGCAGGTCGCGACGTTCTATCATCCGGCACTGCGCATGGACGGCACGCCGCTTGAGCTGGCGCCCAGCCCGGACGGCGGCGCCTGCGGCGTCTGGGTGGAGCGCGAGGGCCGGCCGGTGATCGAGCTGAGCGGCACGCGGGCCGCCGGCGGCCGCGTCAGCGAATAG
- a CDS encoding SDR family NAD(P)-dependent oxidoreductase, producing MRLEGKVALVTGAGSGIGRATAKRLASEGAKLVVAELNEEAGTATAAQIEDTGGEAVFVRADVSRAEDVEATVAAAVKRFGALHIVHNNAGIMPRGGPVEQMSEEHWTSVIATNLTGVYLGCKYAVPALIAAGGGAIVNTASLAGIRGRPYQAAYVAAKGGVIALTKALAIELAPHNIRVNCICPGGTDTPLIRPPGRTEEEIARSRPAIVAHLPYQRFARPEEMADAVLYLVSAESSYVNGHALVIDGGEWSGTTQGLRR from the coding sequence ATGCGGCTTGAGGGCAAAGTTGCGCTGGTCACGGGTGCCGGCTCGGGCATCGGCCGCGCCACGGCGAAGCGGCTGGCGTCCGAGGGCGCGAAGCTCGTCGTTGCCGAACTGAACGAAGAGGCCGGCACGGCAACCGCTGCGCAGATCGAGGACACGGGCGGCGAGGCGGTGTTTGTGCGCGCGGATGTCTCGCGCGCCGAAGATGTCGAGGCGACGGTCGCAGCCGCGGTGAAACGCTTCGGGGCGCTGCACATCGTGCACAACAACGCCGGCATCATGCCGCGCGGCGGCCCGGTCGAGCAGATGAGCGAGGAACACTGGACCTCGGTGATCGCGACCAATCTGACCGGCGTCTACCTCGGCTGCAAGTACGCGGTGCCGGCGCTGATCGCGGCGGGCGGCGGCGCGATCGTCAACACGGCTTCGCTGGCGGGCATCCGCGGCCGGCCCTACCAGGCGGCATACGTGGCGGCCAAGGGCGGCGTGATCGCTCTGACCAAGGCCCTCGCGATCGAGCTGGCGCCGCACAATATCCGCGTGAACTGCATCTGTCCGGGCGGCACCGACACGCCCCTGATCCGGCCACCCGGCCGCACGGAGGAAGAGATCGCCCGCAGCCGCCCGGCGATCGTGGCGCACCTGCCCTACCAGCGCTTTGCCCGGCCGGAAGAGATGGCCGACGCGGTGCTCTATCTCGTCTCCGCCGAGTCGAGTTACGTCAACGGCCACGCGCTGGTGATTGACGGCGGCGAGTGGTCCGGCACCACGCAGGGGCTGCGGCGCTGA
- a CDS encoding NAD(P)-dependent oxidoreductase, with protein MKRVLITGAEGNIGTRLRQNLAGRHELRSLTREPADFPSHAADIADLDAILPAFAGVEAVVHLAASPAVETAWPDILHNNLIGTYNVFEAARRSGVRQIVFASSNHAVGMYEVEGAPDFYRRGSGLMVDARSPVRPDSLYGVSKAYGEALGRYISEQHGLNVYCLRIGSVRRDDDPRSDAVRNGPGPSWLPEMTPEQRLGRLQAVWCSHADLARLIDACLLAEQIRFGIYYAVSDVPYRFWSLDNAFADLGWRPQDRIGDGP; from the coding sequence ATGAAGCGCGTTCTGATCACCGGTGCGGAGGGCAACATCGGCACGCGACTCCGGCAGAATCTCGCCGGCCGCCACGAGCTGCGTTCGTTGACGCGCGAGCCGGCGGATTTTCCCTCGCACGCCGCCGACATCGCGGACCTCGACGCGATCCTGCCCGCGTTCGCCGGCGTCGAGGCGGTGGTGCATCTTGCCGCCTCGCCCGCTGTGGAGACAGCCTGGCCCGACATCCTCCACAACAACCTAATCGGCACGTACAACGTGTTCGAGGCGGCGCGGCGCAGCGGCGTGCGCCAGATCGTCTTCGCTAGCTCTAACCACGCCGTCGGCATGTACGAAGTTGAAGGAGCGCCCGACTTCTACCGCCGAGGCTCGGGCCTGATGGTGGACGCGCGGTCGCCCGTGCGGCCGGACAGCCTCTACGGGGTGAGCAAGGCGTACGGTGAGGCGCTGGGCCGCTACATCAGCGAACAGCATGGCCTGAACGTCTACTGCCTGCGCATCGGCTCGGTGCGCCGCGACGACGACCCGCGCTCGGACGCGGTGCGCAACGGTCCGGGCCCCTCCTGGCTGCCGGAGATGACGCCGGAGCAGCGCCTCGGCCGCCTGCAGGCCGTCTGGTGCAGCCACGCCGACCTGGCACGCCTGATCGATGCCTGCCTGCTGGCCGAGCAGATCCGCTTCGGCATCTACTACGCCGTCTCCGACGTGCCCTACCGCTTCTGGAGCCTCGACAACGCCTTCGCCGACCTCGGCTGGCGCCCGCAGGACCGAATAGGGGACGGCCCTTGA